A window from Nothobranchius furzeri strain GRZ-AD chromosome 17, NfurGRZ-RIMD1, whole genome shotgun sequence encodes these proteins:
- the ch25hl3 gene encoding cholesterol 25-hydroxylase-like protein, which yields MENRGDPAAPVLQELWEWVRAGQEEVLRSPHLAACCAFLTHVLLCAPFFALDALGRVCERVRMWRIAAGSGPPPSLRRWSECFCRVLFRYLTAVLPAATLLQLLRSPELPEWAPSCWQLFVEVVACFLLFDMLFFLWHYLLHRIPWLYRNVHQMHHQHHVPFALAAQDASSAELLSLLLLALSSAWALDCHPLSETLFHLLNSWLAVEDHCGYNLPWALHRLLPFLGGAPHHQAHHSQQSSNYAPYFTHWDHLCGTYHS from the exons ATGGAGAATCGCGGAGATCCAGCAGCGCCCGTCCTACAGGAGTTGTGGGAGTGGGTGAGAGCCGGGCAGGAGGAGGTGCTGCGCTCCCCTCACCTGGCCGCGTGCTGCGCCTTCCTGACTCACGTCCTGCTGTGCGCGCCTTTCTTTGCGCTGGACGCGCTGGGGCGCGTTTGTGAGCGCGTGCGCATGTGGAGGATAGCCGCAGGTTCGGGTCCGCCGCCGTCTCTCCGCCGGTGGTCTGAGTGCTTCTGCAGGGTGTTGTTCCGGTACCTGACAGCTGTGCTGCCCGCCGCCACCCTGCTCCAGCTGCTGCGGAGCCCCGAGCTCCCGGAGTGGGCCCCCTCCTGCTGGCAGCTCTTTGTGGAGGTTGTGGCATGTTTCCTGTTGTTTGACATGCTCTTCTTTCTGTGGCACTACCTCCTGCACAG GATCCCCTGGTTGTATCGCAACGTCCACCAGATGCACCACCAGCACCACGTCCCCTTCGCCCTGGCGGCGCAGGACGCCAGCTCAGCTGAGCTGCTGTCTCTCCTGCTGCTGGCTCTGAGCAGTGCCTGGGCGTTGGACTGCCACCCTCTCAGCGAGACTCTCTTCCACCTGCTCAACAGCTGGCTGGCAGTGGAGGATCATTGTGGCTACAACCTGCCCTGGGCACTACACAGACTGCTTCCCTTTCTGGGGGGAGCCCCCCACCACCAGGCCCACCACAGTCAGCAAAGTTCCAACTACGCCCCCTACTTCACCCACTGGGACCACCTCTGTGGTACTTACCATTCATGA